From the genome of Gracilinanus agilis isolate LMUSP501 chromosome 2, AgileGrace, whole genome shotgun sequence, one region includes:
- the SLC31A1 gene encoding high affinity copper uptake protein 1 has translation MNPGPNHGMNHMDDNSTMPPHHHSSTTASHVHGGGGGDTMMMMPMTFYFGYKDVELLFSGLVINTPGEMAGAFVAVFLLAMFYEGLKIARESLLRKSQVSIRYNSMPVPGPNGTILMETHKTVGQQMLSFPHLLQTVLHVIQVVISYFLMLIFMTYNGYLCIAVAAGAGTGYFLFSWKKAVVVDITEHCH, from the exons ATGAACCCTGGGCCCAATCATGGGATGAATCATATGGATGATAATAGCACTATGCCCCCCCACCATCATTCATCCACTACAGCCTCTCACGTTcatggtgggggaggaggagacacaatgatgatgatg CCCATGACCTTCTATTTTGGCTATAAGGATGTGGAATTGCTGTTTTCTGGATTAGTGATCAATACACCTGGAG AAATGGCTGGGGCATTTGTGGCTGTCTTTTTGTTAGCAATGTTCTATGAAGGTCTCAAGATAGCCCGGGAGAGCTTACTACGCAAGTCTCAGGTCAGCATTCGATACAATTCCATGCCAGTCCCAGGACCAAATGGAACCATCCTTATGGAAACACACAAAACTGTTGG GCAACAGATGCTGAGTTTCCCTCACCTTCTGCAAACGGTGCTGCATGTCATCCAGGTGGTCATCAGCTACTTCCTCATGCTTATCTTTATGACCTACAATGGGTACCTTTGCATCGCAGTAGCAGCAGGGGCCGGAACAGGCTACTTTCTCTTCAGCTGGAAGAAGGCAGTGGTGGTGGACATCACAGAGCACTGCCATTAA